A stretch of Microbacterium sp. 4R-513 DNA encodes these proteins:
- a CDS encoding pore-forming ESAT-6 family protein, with the protein MANQSDRRDYDIAASQNAQDNFNRVAAQLEALIDQRDRDVQAAMADYAAEGVSEDYRAKETRWKNAAAEVRGIINTLRSSLERNDESAQDALRKARAAVESIG; encoded by the coding sequence ATGGCGAACCAGAGCGACCGTCGCGACTACGACATCGCGGCATCCCAGAACGCACAGGACAACTTCAACCGCGTCGCGGCACAGCTCGAGGCGCTGATCGACCAGCGCGATCGTGACGTGCAGGCCGCGATGGCCGACTACGCCGCAGAGGGCGTGTCCGAGGACTACCGCGCCAAGGAGACCCGCTGGAAGAACGCGGCGGCCGAGGTGCGCGGCATCATCAACACCCTCCGCTCCTCGCTCGAGCGCAACGACGAGTCGGCGCAGGACGCGCTGCGCAAGGCGCGTGCGGCTGTGGAGTCGATCGGCTGA
- the eccCa gene encoding type VII secretion protein EccCa, which yields MTVRVVHRPARVTEPLDEPAEVVLASPPPIGESSTPFPVQSLLPILGSLSSITMIVLLRNNPVMVVVGAVILVVALVGGLGMAFTARGNAVRQRRIQRERYLDYLEEQRATVREIAEAHRDASLALDPAPGTLVEVGADPARRWERRPGDPDFLRVRIGTGDLRAVEVRLPPEQNPVQPFDPVMKGAAARLVQLAGVVQGLPAVLDLERGGHVSVVGRREEAVGVCRAIAAQIGALHSPDDVHVAAVIPTWARAEWEGIDLLPHASASTVPHGQVAARRVAPTLPELMTLLSEELRDRVASAAATRRSGRRTKPARLVIFIDEGTDAASPLPRLDSALDLADLGITVVHVVDDRLKEPSAVSARVTLDDGTAKVETPGAGEDAVTGIRPDPVPTALLEVIARPLASLRLTRTSAVDAQSTLAPDVTELLGIADVDTIDLREAWHPRSAGDFLRVPIGVDDRGAPVLLDLKESAQLGMGPHGICIGATGSGKSELLRTLILGLALTHSPDDLSMILVDYKGGAAFAPFAGLPHVAGIIDNLADDPQLTERARASIQGEVVRRQRLLKDAGNAASIGHYRQLRRERPDLPALPHLFLVIDEFGELLTAEPDFVELLLTIGRIGRSIGVHLLLSSQRIEGGRLRGLDTYLSYRIGLRTFSESESAVVLDTPDAFHLPAIPGFGYLKVDTSVYTRFRAGYVSGPVPAPVEAGPSRSDEPTLLELPPYDRAAADDDDLVVSPGAPETPTTGRTLVQAATSRLTRGVTRTRPVWLPPLPPVLTLGGVLSTAEGRGGLRAPVGLLDDPSRQQQAPWLLDLTRSGGHVSITGAPQSGRSTFLRTLAASLAFTHSPREVSLYGMDLTGGGLARIEPFPHVGGVATRGHRERLSRLLEELTGMLATRERVFREHGLDSLADMRRQHAEGRLRELPSADVVLLVDGLGALRAEFEDLEQAFGQLLERGGSFGIHVVVTLSRWNELRLNLQGLVGTRLELKLNDPADSQVARKLSSTLRADEPGRVLTDDKLFAQVALPLLEEVDDADVGEALERIARESAAQWGGPGAAPIRLLPEDLTPLELPDALDEPDEIAVGIRQDTMTPVLLDLANRDPHLLVLGDSRCGKTTALRGVVQGAIDRHSPEELVIALMDARGELAADVPDDYLGGHATSGRQARLLAESIATELEKRAGDRSAGGPRILVIADDFDILAAGGAEPLRPLLPYLASARDLRLNVVVSRPVAGASRAMFDVALQGVRDTGGTALIMSGDRSEGQLLPKLYAEPMVAGRGRLARRGERPTLVQIARFEPTSAAVSTEPLGAEATVAAAEAAPAAPPLEAVEGTDAGASVVVESSVDTGAAPLPGGDGETPRTDAIPLRRSRRRADTP from the coding sequence GTGACGGTCCGCGTCGTCCATCGCCCCGCCCGCGTCACGGAGCCCCTCGACGAGCCGGCCGAGGTCGTCCTCGCATCGCCGCCGCCGATCGGCGAGAGCTCGACCCCCTTCCCGGTGCAGTCGCTCCTGCCGATCCTCGGCAGCCTCTCCTCGATCACGATGATCGTGCTGCTGCGGAACAACCCCGTCATGGTCGTCGTGGGCGCCGTCATCCTCGTCGTCGCGCTCGTCGGCGGTCTGGGCATGGCGTTCACGGCGCGCGGCAACGCGGTCCGGCAGCGCCGCATCCAGCGCGAGCGCTACCTCGACTACCTCGAGGAGCAGCGCGCGACGGTCCGAGAGATCGCCGAGGCGCACCGGGATGCCTCGCTGGCCCTCGACCCCGCACCCGGCACGCTCGTCGAGGTCGGCGCCGATCCCGCCCGGCGCTGGGAGCGCCGCCCCGGCGACCCGGACTTCCTGCGGGTGCGGATCGGCACGGGCGACCTCCGCGCCGTGGAGGTGCGCCTGCCTCCCGAGCAGAACCCCGTCCAGCCCTTCGACCCGGTCATGAAGGGTGCCGCCGCCCGGCTGGTGCAGCTCGCGGGCGTCGTGCAGGGCCTTCCGGCCGTGCTCGACCTCGAACGCGGCGGTCACGTCTCGGTCGTCGGTCGGCGGGAAGAGGCCGTGGGCGTCTGCCGCGCCATCGCGGCGCAGATCGGTGCCCTGCACTCCCCCGACGACGTGCACGTCGCCGCCGTCATCCCGACGTGGGCCCGCGCGGAGTGGGAGGGGATCGACCTCCTCCCCCACGCCTCCGCGTCGACGGTCCCGCACGGGCAGGTCGCCGCGCGGCGCGTCGCCCCCACCCTGCCCGAGCTCATGACCCTCCTCTCGGAGGAGCTCCGCGACCGCGTCGCATCCGCTGCGGCGACCCGTCGCAGCGGCCGGCGCACGAAGCCCGCGCGTCTCGTGATCTTCATCGACGAGGGGACGGATGCCGCCTCCCCCCTGCCGAGACTCGACTCGGCGCTCGACCTCGCCGACCTCGGCATCACGGTCGTCCACGTCGTCGACGACCGTCTCAAGGAGCCCTCGGCCGTGTCGGCCCGCGTCACGCTCGACGACGGAACGGCCAAGGTCGAGACGCCCGGAGCCGGCGAGGACGCCGTGACCGGCATCCGTCCCGATCCCGTGCCCACCGCCCTCCTCGAGGTGATCGCCCGGCCGCTCGCGAGCCTGCGGCTGACCCGCACGAGCGCCGTGGACGCGCAGTCGACGCTCGCGCCCGACGTCACCGAGCTGCTCGGGATCGCGGACGTCGACACGATCGACCTGCGTGAGGCGTGGCATCCGCGCTCGGCGGGCGACTTCCTGCGCGTGCCGATCGGCGTCGACGACCGCGGCGCTCCGGTGCTGCTGGACCTCAAGGAGTCGGCGCAGCTCGGCATGGGTCCGCACGGCATCTGCATCGGCGCGACCGGCTCCGGCAAGAGCGAGCTCCTGCGCACGCTCATCCTCGGCCTCGCGCTCACGCACTCGCCCGACGACCTCAGCATGATCCTCGTCGACTACAAGGGCGGGGCGGCCTTCGCCCCCTTCGCCGGCCTGCCCCACGTCGCGGGCATCATCGACAACCTCGCCGACGACCCGCAGCTCACCGAGCGCGCTCGGGCGAGCATCCAGGGCGAGGTCGTCCGACGCCAGCGGCTGCTGAAGGACGCGGGGAACGCGGCATCCATCGGCCACTACCGCCAGCTGCGCCGAGAGCGACCCGACCTGCCCGCGCTGCCGCACCTCTTCCTCGTGATCGACGAGTTCGGCGAGCTGCTCACGGCCGAGCCCGACTTCGTCGAGCTGCTGCTCACGATCGGGCGCATCGGCCGCTCGATCGGCGTGCACCTGCTGCTGTCGAGCCAGCGCATCGAGGGCGGCCGGCTGCGCGGCCTCGACACCTACCTGTCGTACCGCATCGGCCTGCGCACCTTCTCGGAGTCGGAGTCCGCCGTCGTGCTCGACACACCGGACGCCTTCCACCTCCCCGCGATCCCCGGATTCGGCTATTTGAAAGTCGACACCTCCGTCTATACGCGCTTCCGAGCCGGCTACGTGTCGGGCCCCGTGCCCGCTCCCGTCGAGGCGGGTCCCTCGCGCTCGGACGAGCCGACCCTCCTCGAGCTGCCCCCGTACGATCGGGCGGCGGCCGACGACGACGATCTCGTCGTCTCGCCCGGTGCGCCGGAGACGCCGACGACGGGGCGGACCCTCGTGCAGGCCGCGACGTCGCGCCTCACGCGCGGCGTCACCCGCACCCGTCCGGTGTGGCTCCCGCCCCTTCCTCCCGTGCTGACGCTCGGCGGCGTGCTCTCGACCGCCGAGGGCCGCGGCGGCCTCCGGGCGCCCGTCGGACTGCTCGACGACCCCAGCCGGCAGCAGCAGGCGCCGTGGCTCCTCGACCTGACCCGCTCGGGTGGCCACGTGTCGATCACGGGCGCACCCCAGTCGGGCCGATCGACGTTCCTGCGGACGCTGGCGGCCTCCCTCGCCTTCACCCACTCTCCCCGCGAGGTCAGCCTCTACGGCATGGACCTGACGGGCGGCGGGCTCGCCCGGATCGAGCCGTTCCCGCACGTCGGCGGCGTCGCCACGCGCGGCCACCGCGAGCGCCTCTCCCGCCTCCTCGAGGAGCTCACCGGCATGCTGGCGACCCGGGAACGGGTCTTCCGCGAACACGGGCTCGACTCGCTGGCCGATATGCGCCGACAGCACGCCGAGGGGCGGCTGCGCGAGCTGCCGAGCGCCGACGTCGTGCTGCTCGTCGACGGGCTCGGCGCCCTCCGCGCGGAGTTCGAAGACCTCGAGCAGGCGTTCGGACAGCTCCTCGAGCGCGGCGGCAGCTTCGGCATCCACGTCGTCGTGACCCTGTCGCGGTGGAACGAGCTGCGCCTCAACCTGCAGGGCCTCGTCGGCACGCGCCTGGAGCTCAAGCTCAACGACCCGGCCGACTCGCAGGTGGCGCGCAAGCTCTCGTCGACGCTGCGGGCCGACGAGCCGGGCCGCGTGCTCACCGACGACAAGCTCTTCGCCCAGGTGGCCCTGCCTCTCCTGGAGGAGGTCGACGACGCCGACGTCGGCGAGGCCCTCGAGCGCATCGCCCGCGAGAGCGCCGCCCAGTGGGGCGGCCCCGGCGCCGCGCCCATCCGCCTGCTTCCCGAGGATCTCACGCCGCTCGAGCTTCCCGACGCCCTCGACGAGCCCGACGAGATCGCGGTGGGGATCCGCCAGGACACGATGACCCCCGTCCTCCTCGACCTCGCGAACCGCGATCCCCACCTGCTCGTGCTGGGCGACTCTCGATGCGGCAAGACGACGGCGCTCCGCGGCGTCGTGCAGGGGGCCATCGACCGGCACTCGCCCGAGGAGCTGGTGATCGCCCTCATGGATGCCCGCGGAGAGCTCGCCGCCGACGTCCCGGACGACTACCTCGGCGGCCATGCGACGTCGGGCCGCCAGGCCCGCCTGCTCGCCGAGTCGATCGCGACGGAGCTCGAGAAGCGCGCCGGCGACCGCAGCGCCGGCGGCCCGCGCATCCTCGTGATCGCCGACGACTTCGACATCCTCGCCGCAGGCGGCGCGGAGCCGCTGCGTCCGCTGCTGCCCTACCTCGCATCCGCGCGCGATCTCCGCCTCAACGTCGTGGTGAGCCGCCCCGTCGCCGGGGCGTCGCGAGCGATGTTCGACGTCGCCCTGCAGGGCGTGCGCGACACCGGCGGCACGGCGCTCATCATGTCGGGCGACCGCTCCGAGGGTCAGCTCCTCCCGAAGCTCTACGCCGAGCCGATGGTCGCCGGCCGCGGCCGGCTCGCGCGGCGCGGCGAGCGTCCCACGCTGGTGCAGATCGCGCGCTTCGAGCCCACGTCGGCGGCGGTTTCCACCGAACCGCTCGGCGCGGAGGCGACGGTCGCAGCGGCCGAGGCCGCCCCCGCCGCGCCGCCGCTCGAAGCGGTCGAGGGGACGGATGCCGGGGCATCCGTCGTCGTCGAATCCTCCGTCGATACCGGTGCTGCACCTCTCCCCGGCGGGGACGGCGAGACGCCTCGGACCGACGCGATCCCGCTCCGCCGGAGCCGGCGGAGGGCCGATACACCATAG
- a CDS encoding EsaB/YukD family protein encodes MSPYTRLTVAGSTRRAEVVVSSDEPLGAVLPRLLDLLGETGGTVARPLTLVATDGEQLDIGRSPQQLDLGDGALLRLVRLDAAPPPPVVIDVTDAAADVHDTRPDRWDDRARAVAGGVAITIAAAAAGLLAPYGGAVTAAWVLLVTIVVLLAIATMLGLLRLPGVSACVSAAAAGLTVPLGIASLTAASGVAPDFATAALIGAAVAIAAGSTVVLLGLGVALRRPGAAAGGAVGAVLASILLVLLLLGVGAAASAAVAGTIAAFATGPLPWIALSAAGLTRLDQGVAAGERLERPRASASIDDAYSALTWSVVAVSTVLAVTGVTLVLASELWSGLLALAFALVAALRSRAFPLRAQVGSLWAAVAAIAATALLTQLTGTLAWIGVAAAVLAAAMIAVAVLARPAPHVRARLRGIGNVVETLTVVALLPLLLGALGVYAELLGMFGGGS; translated from the coding sequence GTGAGCCCCTACACCCGGCTGACCGTCGCAGGCAGCACCCGCCGCGCCGAGGTCGTCGTCTCGAGCGACGAGCCCCTCGGGGCCGTCCTACCCCGTCTCCTCGATCTCCTGGGCGAGACGGGCGGCACGGTCGCCCGCCCGCTCACCCTCGTCGCGACGGACGGCGAGCAGCTCGACATCGGCCGCTCCCCGCAGCAGCTCGACCTCGGCGACGGCGCCCTGCTCCGACTCGTGCGCCTCGACGCGGCGCCTCCGCCCCCCGTCGTGATCGACGTGACGGATGCCGCCGCCGACGTCCACGACACGCGGCCCGACCGCTGGGACGATCGAGCCCGCGCCGTCGCGGGAGGCGTGGCCATCACGATCGCGGCGGCGGCAGCGGGTCTCCTCGCCCCTTACGGCGGCGCGGTGACGGCGGCCTGGGTGCTCCTCGTCACGATCGTCGTCCTCCTCGCCATCGCGACGATGCTCGGCCTCCTGCGCCTCCCGGGGGTCTCGGCGTGCGTGAGCGCGGCCGCCGCTGGCCTGACCGTCCCGCTCGGAATCGCCTCTCTCACGGCCGCCTCCGGCGTCGCGCCGGACTTCGCGACCGCCGCGCTCATCGGGGCGGCCGTCGCGATTGCGGCGGGATCGACCGTCGTCCTGCTCGGGCTCGGGGTGGCGCTGCGCCGCCCGGGGGCCGCGGCGGGCGGAGCGGTCGGGGCCGTCCTCGCCTCGATCCTGCTCGTCCTCCTGCTCCTCGGCGTCGGCGCGGCAGCATCTGCCGCCGTCGCGGGAACGATCGCCGCCTTCGCGACCGGTCCGCTGCCCTGGATCGCCCTCTCCGCCGCGGGCCTCACGCGCCTCGACCAGGGGGTCGCGGCCGGCGAGCGCCTCGAACGGCCTCGGGCCTCCGCCTCGATCGACGACGCCTACTCCGCGCTGACGTGGAGCGTCGTCGCCGTGTCCACCGTCCTCGCGGTGACCGGCGTGACGCTCGTGCTCGCGTCAGAGCTGTGGAGCGGACTCCTCGCGCTGGCGTTCGCGCTCGTCGCGGCCCTGCGCTCGCGCGCCTTCCCTCTTCGGGCGCAGGTCGGGTCGCTGTGGGCGGCCGTCGCCGCCATCGCGGCCACCGCCCTCCTGACCCAGCTCACCGGCACGCTCGCCTGGATCGGCGTCGCCGCCGCGGTGCTCGCGGCGGCGATGATCGCCGTCGCGGTCCTCGCTCGGCCCGCGCCGCACGTCCGAGCACGCCTCCGCGGCATCGGGAACGTCGTCGAGACGCTCACCGTCGTCGCGCTCCTCCCGCTTCTTCTCGGCGCGCTCGGCGTCTACGCCGAGCTGCTCGGCATGTTCGGCGGCGGCTCGTGA
- a CDS encoding DUF6177 family protein — protein MSAVATDHPLVDGAGPGWVATETRADVVALTVGMSDFLHRVATAGDRPLVVSGEYSRMTQPLSEALSAVQGHWVIRTAEDGCYDARTGAPLAEPQAVLDLPAHPTRDGVHPAFVRASVATRLQVVATVSTRHRVSRPVRLGGVLEAASERFAGRSPDAWGPTEPLVAPWDRDDLTERTRRRIPIDSRWAAVTSGDHPLVGTLHLARTAEGVEETTRVWADVAGAGDERAEGIGLAAREFLARAAGIGMPLLGVAFAAIGSPDLARRSTAAMQPEPLALLVGPPGVRAAGIEPKRWADEFGAAVVGSPRLPGVLLRLGSPAGGGWQRLAEVLGALDPARVGALLSVSPQVAARLRAGGAGTAPGFPGPGPEYDRSTPGEGTA, from the coding sequence ATGAGCGCCGTCGCCACCGACCATCCCCTCGTCGACGGCGCCGGACCCGGCTGGGTGGCGACCGAGACACGCGCCGACGTCGTGGCGCTGACCGTCGGCATGAGCGACTTCCTGCACCGCGTCGCGACGGCGGGCGATCGGCCCCTCGTCGTGTCGGGCGAGTACTCGCGCATGACGCAGCCGCTCTCCGAGGCCCTCTCGGCCGTGCAGGGGCACTGGGTCATCCGCACGGCGGAGGACGGGTGCTACGACGCCCGGACGGGGGCTCCGCTGGCCGAGCCGCAGGCCGTGCTCGACCTCCCCGCGCACCCCACCCGCGACGGCGTGCATCCGGCCTTCGTGCGGGCGTCCGTGGCGACGCGCCTGCAGGTCGTCGCGACGGTGTCGACGCGGCACCGCGTGAGCAGGCCCGTGCGCCTGGGCGGTGTGCTCGAAGCCGCGTCGGAGCGCTTCGCCGGGCGATCGCCGGATGCCTGGGGCCCCACCGAGCCGCTCGTAGCCCCCTGGGATCGCGACGACCTGACCGAGCGCACGCGCCGCCGGATCCCGATCGACAGCCGCTGGGCCGCCGTCACCTCCGGCGACCACCCCCTTGTCGGGACGCTGCACCTCGCGCGGACGGCAGAGGGGGTCGAGGAGACGACTCGCGTGTGGGCCGATGTCGCCGGCGCCGGGGACGAGCGGGCGGAGGGCATCGGTCTCGCCGCGCGCGAATTCCTCGCGAGGGCGGCGGGGATCGGGATGCCGCTGCTCGGCGTCGCCTTCGCCGCCATCGGCTCGCCCGACCTCGCACGCCGGTCGACGGCCGCGATGCAGCCGGAGCCGCTCGCCCTCCTCGTCGGCCCGCCGGGGGTGCGGGCGGCGGGCATCGAGCCCAAGCGCTGGGCCGACGAGTTCGGAGCCGCCGTGGTCGGCAGTCCGCGGCTGCCCGGGGTGCTGCTGCGCCTGGGCTCGCCGGCGGGCGGCGGGTGGCAGCGCCTCGCCGAGGTGCTCGGCGCGCTCGACCCCGCACGGGTCGGCGCTCTCCTGTCCGTCTCGCCGCAGGTGGCGGCTCGGCTCCGCGCCGGCGGTGCGGGGACCGCGCCCGGCTTCCCGGGCCCCGGTCCGGAGTACGACCGCTCCACCCCCGGCGAAGGGACGGCCTGA
- a CDS encoding FHA domain-containing protein, which produces MTTLDQTTPAKVDPLILTAPARAGQRVAALAVDVLVPVAIAAIAVLLFLVGATGAGWVVVLLTLALVAVTVATLGRSGLTLGRIAAGTRTVERATGAAAGASVLAKLVAGRLGTYDIHRGRDPFAPALSPFEFPVQQPAVAAPARSTLTPVVELDSGQRFTLDAPLVLGRNPTAPVDAPAEVYRWADLSRTLSKSHARLEWDGRRVWVTDLASTNGTFVRTGGASQPLIAHQRTPLAAEAILELGDRIVTVRVPA; this is translated from the coding sequence ATGACGACACTGGACCAGACGACGCCGGCCAAGGTCGATCCGCTGATTCTCACGGCGCCCGCGCGCGCCGGGCAGCGGGTCGCCGCGCTCGCCGTCGACGTGCTCGTGCCCGTGGCGATCGCCGCGATCGCCGTCCTGCTCTTCCTGGTCGGGGCGACGGGCGCCGGGTGGGTCGTCGTGCTCCTCACGCTCGCGCTCGTCGCCGTCACGGTCGCGACGCTCGGCCGGTCCGGGCTGACGCTCGGGCGCATCGCGGCCGGTACGCGCACCGTGGAGCGCGCGACAGGCGCGGCGGCCGGGGCATCCGTCCTCGCGAAGCTCGTCGCGGGGCGACTCGGCACATACGACATCCACCGCGGTCGCGACCCCTTCGCGCCCGCCTTGTCGCCGTTCGAGTTCCCCGTTCAGCAGCCGGCCGTCGCGGCGCCCGCGCGCAGCACTCTGACGCCCGTCGTCGAGCTCGACTCCGGCCAGCGGTTCACCCTCGACGCGCCGCTCGTGCTCGGGCGCAATCCGACGGCGCCGGTGGATGCCCCGGCCGAGGTCTACCGCTGGGCCGACCTGTCGCGCACGCTGTCCAAGTCGCACGCGCGGCTCGAGTGGGACGGGCGCCGCGTCTGGGTCACCGACCTCGCCTCGACGAACGGAACCTTCGTGCGGACGGGCGGCGCTTCGCAGCCGCTCATCGCGCACCAGCGCACTCCTCTGGCCGCCGAGGCGATCCTCGAGCTCGGCGACCGCATCGTCACCGTCAGGGTCCCCGCATGA
- a CDS encoding ATP-binding cassette domain-containing protein: MTSTSTPAVRAEGLVKVFGDNRAVDGVDLQVEAGTVYGVLGPNGAGKTTTIRMLATLLRPDGGRAEIFGHDVEREAQVVRQLVGVTGQYASVDETLSATENLVLFGRLLGLSRPDARRKAASLLEEFGLTDAAKRPLKNFSGGMRRRLDLAASLIARPPLIFLDEPTTGLDPRTRAQMWDTIRTLVADGSTVLLTTQYLDEADQLADRIAVIDTGKVVAEGTSDELKASVGTSSLQLRPADAADLDDVRAAVERILRVPVTASPEATRLTAPMQNPDLVTDLLVTLREAGIQLAELSVQKPTLDEVFLTLTGHGVDSADTRAEAELEGSLA, translated from the coding sequence ATGACTTCCACCTCCACCCCCGCGGTGCGTGCCGAGGGCCTCGTCAAGGTCTTCGGCGACAACCGCGCCGTCGACGGCGTCGACCTGCAGGTCGAAGCGGGCACCGTCTACGGCGTCCTCGGCCCGAACGGCGCGGGCAAGACCACGACCATCCGGATGCTCGCGACGCTCCTCCGCCCAGACGGCGGCCGCGCCGAGATCTTCGGCCACGACGTCGAGCGCGAGGCGCAGGTCGTCCGCCAGCTCGTCGGCGTGACGGGGCAGTACGCCTCCGTCGACGAGACCCTGTCGGCGACCGAGAACCTCGTGCTCTTTGGACGCCTGCTGGGCCTCAGCCGCCCCGACGCCCGTCGCAAGGCGGCATCCCTCCTCGAGGAGTTCGGCTTGACGGATGCCGCGAAACGGCCCCTCAAGAACTTCTCGGGCGGCATGCGCCGGCGCCTCGACCTCGCGGCATCCCTCATCGCACGTCCGCCGCTCATCTTCCTCGACGAGCCCACCACGGGCCTCGACCCGCGCACGCGCGCCCAGATGTGGGACACGATCCGCACCCTCGTCGCCGACGGCTCGACCGTGCTCCTGACGACCCAGTACCTCGACGAGGCCGATCAGCTCGCCGACCGCATCGCCGTCATCGACACGGGCAAGGTCGTCGCCGAGGGCACGTCGGACGAGCTCAAGGCCTCGGTGGGCACGTCGAGCCTGCAGCTGCGCCCCGCCGACGCCGCCGACCTGGACGACGTGCGCGCGGCCGTCGAGCGCATCCTCCGCGTGCCCGTCACGGCCTCGCCCGAGGCCACGCGCCTCACGGCGCCGATGCAGAACCCCGACCTCGTGACCGATCTGCTCGTCACGCTCCGCGAGGCGGGCATCCAGCTCGCCGAGCTCAGCGTGCAGAAGCCGACGCTCGACGAGGTCTTCCTCACCCTCACGGGTCACGGCGTCGACAGCGCCGACACCCGCGCAGAAGCCGAGCTCGAAGGGAGCCTCGCATGA
- a CDS encoding ABC transporter permease, which translates to MTTAVLTPAAPLRNHVSIGQSIRNSLTMAGRGLIKIRRTPEQLIDVTVQPIIFTVMFAYIFGGAIAGSVETYLPFLLPGILVQTVITTSVVTGVQLREDMEKGVFDRFRSLPIARVAPLAGALLADTLRYAIATTLTFATGFVMGYRPEAGFTGVLLAGLLVIGASWALSWIFAFFGVIARTAASVQGISFLILFPLTFLSNAYVPIDTLPPALAWFASINPVSHLVSAARALTMGTDAGADVVATIIGAAVIVAVFAPLTVRAYMRRA; encoded by the coding sequence ATGACCACTGCAGTCCTCACCCCCGCGGCGCCGCTGCGCAACCACGTCAGCATCGGCCAGTCCATCCGCAATTCGCTCACGATGGCCGGTCGCGGGCTCATCAAGATCCGTCGCACGCCGGAGCAGCTCATCGATGTGACGGTGCAGCCGATCATCTTCACGGTGATGTTCGCCTACATCTTCGGCGGCGCCATCGCGGGGAGCGTCGAGACCTACCTGCCGTTCCTGCTCCCCGGCATCCTCGTGCAGACCGTCATCACGACCTCCGTCGTCACGGGCGTGCAGCTGCGCGAAGACATGGAGAAGGGCGTCTTCGACCGGTTCCGGTCGCTGCCGATCGCCCGGGTCGCGCCTCTCGCCGGTGCGCTCCTCGCGGACACCCTCCGCTACGCCATCGCGACGACGCTGACCTTCGCGACGGGCTTCGTCATGGGCTACCGGCCCGAGGCCGGGTTCACGGGCGTCCTGCTCGCGGGCCTGCTCGTGATCGGAGCGTCGTGGGCGCTGAGCTGGATCTTCGCGTTCTTCGGCGTCATCGCGCGGACCGCGGCATCCGTCCAGGGCATCTCGTTCCTCATCCTGTTCCCGCTGACGTTCCTCTCGAACGCCTACGTGCCGATCGACACGCTGCCGCCGGCACTCGCGTGGTTCGCGTCGATCAATCCGGTCTCGCACCTCGTGTCGGCCGCTCGCGCCCTGACGATGGGGACGGATGCCGGAGCCGACGTCGTCGCGACGATCATCGGTGCCGCGGTCATCGTCGCGGTGTTCGCGCCGCTCACCGTACGGGCGTACATGCGCCGGGCCTGA